Proteins found in one Cricetulus griseus strain 17A/GY chromosome X, alternate assembly CriGri-PICRH-1.0, whole genome shotgun sequence genomic segment:
- the LOC100765765 gene encoding nuclear RNA export factor 2: MDGHSVFQGRKRSSNYIGHKFDRKNHHLGHPGTPYASRPKRRRIKYSDEDQSFPSVWEDDKQQESELGLGARNRNLDSWFKVTIPNGKKYDKTWLIKSIQDFCSVPLNVVDFHYDKKRARFFVQNARTASALKDISNKICDETSQKIPILVTPSIVPYSVQNKFTSEQMEVLKVAVMKRYDASQKSLDLQRFRFDQDLMDNDIDMMLNRRSCMIATLQIVQRNIPELLALNVCNNKLYQLDGLSDLIEKAPQVKILNLSRNKLKSFFELEKVKDLNLEELWLEGNPFCNHVSDQSDYISAIRDLFPKLLRLDGKELILPAELILPAQMDIEVPQETRTDSELIKNLVLQFLKEYYLCYDNGDRFRLLDAYHDEACFSLAIPFNFNDPDMSNLEEYFKYNRDIKKLQDSYTRMRLLKHTKQDIVDSLSLLPKTQHDFCSFWVDLCLHTDIMLCFSVNGLFKEVEGKCQGCIRAFTRIFIATHYSNSRICIMNDELIVRNASPREIKNAFISLPPADTSSKPPLSEEQQEMVKSFSVQSGMKLNWSQKCLEDNGWDYTKAAEVFTIMQNEDKIPKEFFK; encoded by the exons ATGGATGGCCACAGTGTTtttcaaggaagaaagagaagttcGAATTATATCGGGCATAAATTTGACAGAAAGAACCATCATTTGGGGCATCCTGG tACGCCTTATGCCTCAAGGCCCAAAAGGAGGAGAATAAAATACAGTGATGAAGACCAAAGCTTTCCTTCTGTGTGGGAAGATGATAAACAACAGGAGAGTGAACTGGGTCTGGGTGCTAGAAATAGAAACCTGGACAGCTGGTTCAAGGTCACA ATTCCAAATGGAAAAAAGTATGACAAGACATGGCTAATAAAATCAATCCAGGACTTCTGCAGTGTGCCTTTAAACGTTGTTGAT TTCCACTATGACAAAAAGCGGGCCCGGTTCTTTGTCCAGAATGCTAGAACTGCCTCTGCATTGAAGGATATCAGCAACAAGATCTGCGATGAGACAAGCCAAAAG ATACCTATCTTGGTCACTCCTTCTATTGTACCCTATTCTGTGCAGAATAAGTTCACATCAGAACAAATGGAGGTGCTAAAG GTGGCTGTGATGAAACGATATGATGCCTCTCAGAAATCTCTGGACCTCCAGAGGTTCCGCTTTGACCAAG ACTTGATGGACAATGATATTGACATGATGCTGAATCGAAGAAGCTGCATGATTGCTACACTACAGATCGTTCAAAGAAATATCCCTGAA CTCTTGGCCTTGAACGTGTGCAACAACAAATTGTACCAGCTGGATGGGCTGTCTGATTTGATAGAGAAGGCCCCTCAAGTTAAGATTCTGAACCTCTCCAGAAATAAA CTGAAATCATTTTTTGAGTTGGAGAAGGTGAAGGATCTAAATCTGGAAGAGCTGTGGCTAGAAGGGAACCCTTTCTGCAACCATGTCTCCGATCAGTCTGACTATATAAG TGCCATACGGGACCTATTTCCCAAGTTGTTGCGCCTG gATGGCAAGGAGCTAATATTACCAGCGGAGCTAATATTACCAGCACAAATGGACATAGAAGTCCCCCAA GAAACACGTACAGATTCTGAACTCATAAAAAATCTAGTTCTACAGTTTCTGAAGGA GTATTACTTGTGTTATGATAATGGTGATCGTTTTCGTCTCCTTGATGCTTACCATGATGAGGCCTGCTTCTCCCTGGCCATTCCCTTCAACTTCAATGACCCAGACAT GAGCAACCTGGAAGAGTATTTCAAATATAACAGAGATATAAAAAAGCTGCAAGACTCAT aCACACGAATGCGATTGCTGAAGCACACAAAACAGGACATCGTGGACTCTCTTAGTTTGTTACCCAAAACTCAGCACGATTTCTGCTCTTTCTGGGTGGACTTGTGTTTACACACA GACATAATGCTCTGTTTTTCGGTCAATGGATTGTTCAAGgaag TGGAAGGAAAATGTCAAGGCTGTATTCGCGCCTTCACAAGGATCTTCATCGCGACCCATTACAGCAATTCAAG AATATGCATCATGAATGATGAGCTGATTGTGAGGAATGCCAGCCCCAGAGAGATCAAGAATGCCTTTATTTCATTGCCACCAGCCGACACTTCTTCCAAGCCTCCactctctgaagagcagcaagaaaTGGTGAAGTCTTTCTCTGTGCAATCTGGAATGAAACTTAATTGGTCTCAGAA